The stretch of DNA ATGATGATGGCACCGATAAAAGCCGCGCCCGCCATGGTCACCCACGTGCCCTGATAGCTCCCCCAGGTATCAAACACCCAGCCGGCAATCGGGGGGCCGACCATGGTCCCGAGCATCAGAATACCCCAGGCAAAACCAATGATGGTACCGAAGTTGCCCCGTCCGAAGTGTTCCCGTAGCAGTATGCCAACCATAGTATTAATGCCTCCGTATCCAAAGCCCAGGAGAACCAGAAACGGCACCAGCAACCAGTTCCGCCCCGGAGAAACAAATTCAAAACAGAGCAGCCCCAGTGTCAACATGATAAGAGCGAGCGCTGACAATCTTTTGGCGACATATTTGTCGGCAAACCAGCCGAACCCAAAACGTCCGCCGATGCTCAGCAGCGGGATAGCGGTGGCCACAAGGCCTGACATCGTCCGGGCCATGCCTGTGCTGCTCAAGTACGGCATCACGTGCGTTATCACCGCCGGCATCACTATGAACTGCGGCATCACCGCCAGCACGATAAACCAGAAGGCGCGAGTCCTCATCGCCTGCCAGGCAGTGATGCTGGCTTCCTTGGCTGGCGGCTTTATGGAACTTCCGTCAAAGACTGTCCCGCCACCTTTCTCTCCGTCTGGCAGATAGCCATATTGCTCAGGTTTATGCCGCAGGAGCAGTGAGAGCGGTAACCCGATAACGAGCATGCCAATACCCAGAATGACTATCGCTGTCCGCCAATCGTAAAGGTCAACCAATCTGACTACTAATGGAACGAGGAACCCGCTGGAGCCGTAACCGCATATCGTGATGCCGGTGGCCAGGCCCACCCTGCGGTGGAACCAGTTGGCCACCGCGG from Chloroflexota bacterium encodes:
- a CDS encoding MFS transporter — translated: MPSPRRFPQIFYGWWIVGACFIIALYMAGAVFYGFTAIFEPIAKEFGWSYTSISIAASIRGLEAGLLAPVAGIIVDRWGPRRLIFGGVLCIGLGLLLLSQVQSIGMFYLAFILMSLGISSCGISVTTTAVANWFHRRVGLATGITICGYGSSGFLVPLVVRLVDLYDWRTAIVILGIGMLVIGLPLSLLLRHKPEQYGYLPDGEKGGGTVFDGSSIKPPAKEASITAWQAMRTRAFWFIVLAVMPQFIVMPAVITHVMPYLSSTGMARTMSGLVATAIPLLSIGGRFGFGWFADKYVAKRLSALALIMLTLGLLCFEFVSPGRNWLLVPFLVLLGFGYGGINTMVGILLREHFGRGNFGTIIGFAWGILMLGTMVGPPIAGWVFDTWGSYQGTWVTMAGAAFIGAIIMTMSPRASKAGHTA